The Haloarchaeobius amylolyticus genome window below encodes:
- the nadC gene encoding carboxylating nicotinate-nucleotide diphosphorylase, whose protein sequence is MIHDSQIEQWFREDLGHHDVTNEVPGETTGRLVAKEPGVVAGMAAAERVFDYVGVDVLETTEDGTRIESGDVVLRVSGPAKAVLRAERIAVNVVGHASGVASRTRKAVDAAREVDDEVRIAATRKTTPGLRGIEKRAVVAGGGDTHRLDLSHMVMVKDNHVAEMGLEGAIAHFRDRVSFATKIEVEVEEPEDAPTAAEAGADIVLLDNMRPETTTEAVDLLPGGVLAEASGGITLATVPDYATTGVDVISMGSLTHSAASLDYSFRTGE, encoded by the coding sequence ATGATCCACGACTCCCAGATAGAGCAGTGGTTCCGGGAGGACCTCGGCCACCACGACGTGACGAACGAGGTGCCCGGCGAGACGACGGGGAGACTCGTCGCCAAGGAGCCCGGCGTCGTCGCCGGGATGGCCGCCGCCGAGCGGGTCTTCGACTACGTCGGCGTCGACGTGCTGGAGACGACAGAAGACGGCACTCGAATCGAGTCGGGCGACGTGGTGCTTCGCGTTTCGGGCCCGGCGAAGGCCGTCCTCCGCGCCGAGCGCATCGCCGTCAACGTCGTCGGACACGCCTCCGGCGTCGCGAGCCGCACCCGCAAGGCGGTCGACGCGGCCCGCGAGGTCGACGACGAGGTGCGAATCGCGGCGACCCGCAAGACCACACCCGGTCTGCGCGGCATCGAGAAGCGCGCCGTCGTCGCCGGCGGGGGCGACACCCACCGGCTCGACCTCTCGCACATGGTCATGGTGAAGGACAACCACGTCGCCGAGATGGGCCTGGAAGGTGCCATCGCGCACTTCCGCGACCGCGTCTCGTTCGCGACGAAGATCGAGGTCGAGGTCGAGGAACCCGAGGACGCGCCGACGGCCGCCGAGGCCGGCGCCGACATCGTCCTGCTCGACAACATGCGCCCCGAGACGACGACCGAGGCCGTCGACCTGCTGCCCGGGGGGGTCCTCGCCGAGGCCTCCGGTGGCATCACGCTGGCGACCGTTCCCGACTACGCCACGACCGGCGTCGACGTAATCTCGATGGGGTCGCTGACCCACTCCGCGGCGAGTCTGGACTACTCGTTCCGGACCGGCGAGTGA
- a CDS encoding MFS transporter — MSPPRPSRPVFKYYAYKATASVGLSIPVWVLFLRANGLSFTEIMVLDAIWWVGITLGEVPTGWVGDRIGWKNSLVVGNALRAVAVVAMGASGTFWALAGIYLLWALGSTLQSGSTDAWLYEVLDRGDDGDTDDFTGIRGRGQSLTLAFGAAGAVAGGYLGEVSLRWPFYATGVLWTLGVLVLLTFPSVSVDDDDRITAADAIPVLRERLLSVELRGFVLWVAVVLAVASATSRLTQPVAVDLGVPQAWLGWLYGGFTLLAAGASYRAGWIRERFGLLGWVTVAPAVLGVTLAVVLVAPVAALPAFVLLRAVKAPTSTLATQYVNDRIETAGRATVLSGVSMVNAVVAIPFGVAVGRVADASQYLSLGLAGLALVLLAGVASLRLAGSVTDVRAAQEAD; from the coding sequence GTGTCCCCGCCCCGCCCCTCCCGCCCCGTGTTCAAGTACTACGCCTACAAGGCGACGGCCTCGGTGGGGCTCTCCATCCCGGTCTGGGTGCTGTTCCTCCGCGCCAACGGCCTGAGCTTCACCGAGATCATGGTGCTCGACGCCATCTGGTGGGTCGGCATCACGCTGGGCGAGGTCCCCACGGGCTGGGTCGGCGACCGCATCGGCTGGAAGAACAGCCTCGTCGTCGGCAACGCCCTCCGGGCTGTCGCCGTCGTCGCGATGGGAGCCTCGGGCACCTTCTGGGCGCTCGCGGGCATCTACCTGCTGTGGGCGCTCGGGTCGACCCTCCAGTCCGGCAGCACCGACGCCTGGCTCTACGAGGTGCTCGACCGCGGCGATGACGGCGACACCGACGACTTCACCGGCATCCGGGGGCGCGGACAGTCGCTGACGCTGGCCTTCGGCGCGGCCGGCGCGGTCGCGGGCGGCTACCTCGGCGAGGTGAGCCTGCGCTGGCCCTTCTACGCGACCGGCGTGCTCTGGACACTCGGCGTGCTCGTCCTGCTGACGTTCCCCAGCGTCTCGGTCGACGACGACGACCGCATCACCGCCGCCGACGCCATCCCGGTCCTGCGCGAGCGCCTGCTCTCGGTCGAGTTGCGCGGGTTCGTCCTCTGGGTCGCGGTCGTGCTCGCCGTCGCGAGCGCGACCAGCCGCCTCACCCAGCCGGTCGCGGTCGACCTCGGCGTCCCACAGGCGTGGCTCGGCTGGCTCTACGGCGGGTTCACGCTACTCGCCGCCGGCGCCAGCTACCGGGCCGGCTGGATTCGGGAGCGCTTCGGCCTGCTGGGCTGGGTGACCGTCGCGCCCGCCGTGCTCGGGGTCACGCTGGCGGTGGTGCTGGTGGCGCCGGTCGCCGCCCTGCCCGCGTTCGTGCTCCTCCGGGCGGTCAAGGCGCCGACGAGCACCCTCGCCACCCAGTACGTCAACGACCGCATCGAGACCGCGGGCCGGGCGACGGTCCTCTCTGGCGTCTCGATGGTGAACGCCGTGGTCGCCATCCCCTTCGGGGTGGCCGTCGGCCGGGTCGCCGACGCCTCGCAGTACCTCTCGCTCGGGCTGGCCGGCCTCGCGCTGGTGCTGCTCGCGGGGGTCGCGTCGCTGCGGCTCGCGGGGAGCGTGACCGACGTTCGCGCGGCCCAGGAGGCCGACTGA
- the gpmI gene encoding 2,3-bisphosphoglycerate-independent phosphoglycerate mutase → MDAALIILDGWGLNDDPGDHRDAVAAAHTPVFDRLRRTGAYGRLSVAGRRVGLPDGQMGNSEVGHLNIGAGRVVMQEYTRIEDAIDDGSFFDNEALASAFEYADDNGGRVHLMGLVSDGGVHSSQRHLHALIEMATEREVPAVTHAFTDGRDTAPQGGESYLADLEAHVQQYGTGNVATVCGRYYAMDRDQNWERTRMAYDAIVEREAPHHADSAVEAVQESYERGDTDEFVEATTVGGHAGLEDGDAVIFFNFRSDRARQLVRMLQAVEPEEDWPEPPETRLVTMTEYDQTFEFPVAFEPHEPEDVLGEVLSNAGKTQLRMAESEKYAHVTYFLNGGREVAFEGESREIIESPDVPTYDATPAMSADELTETAVRRIATTDPDVLVLNYANPDMVGHTGDYRAAVEAVEAVDVQLGRLEAAVRAAGGHVLVTADHGNADDMGTEEDPHTAHTYNDVPFIYTTPGGDGGGKQVREGGSLCDIAPTLLSLVGVQQPAAMTGESLLVPEQSGRPADRQRQQADLLDDE, encoded by the coding sequence ATGGACGCGGCACTCATCATCCTCGACGGCTGGGGGCTCAACGACGACCCCGGCGACCATCGCGACGCGGTCGCAGCAGCGCACACACCCGTCTTCGACCGGCTCAGGCGAACCGGGGCGTACGGCCGGCTGTCGGTCGCGGGCCGGCGGGTCGGCCTCCCCGACGGCCAGATGGGCAACTCCGAGGTCGGCCACCTCAACATCGGGGCGGGCCGGGTCGTCATGCAGGAGTACACCCGCATCGAGGACGCCATCGACGACGGCTCCTTCTTCGACAACGAGGCGCTGGCCTCGGCGTTCGAGTACGCCGACGATAACGGGGGCCGGGTCCACCTCATGGGCCTCGTCAGCGACGGCGGCGTCCACTCCTCGCAGCGCCACCTCCACGCGCTCATCGAGATGGCGACCGAGCGCGAGGTCCCGGCGGTCACCCACGCCTTCACGGACGGCCGCGACACCGCACCCCAGGGGGGCGAGTCCTACCTCGCCGACCTGGAAGCACACGTCCAGCAGTACGGCACGGGGAACGTCGCGACGGTCTGCGGGCGCTACTACGCGATGGACCGCGACCAGAACTGGGAGCGCACCCGCATGGCCTACGACGCCATCGTGGAGCGCGAGGCACCCCACCACGCCGACAGCGCGGTCGAGGCGGTGCAGGAGAGCTACGAGCGCGGCGACACCGACGAGTTCGTGGAGGCGACGACGGTGGGCGGGCACGCCGGTCTGGAGGACGGTGATGCGGTCATCTTCTTCAACTTCCGGTCGGACCGCGCCCGCCAGCTCGTCCGGATGCTCCAGGCGGTCGAGCCCGAGGAGGACTGGCCCGAACCGCCGGAGACGCGCCTCGTCACGATGACGGAGTACGACCAGACGTTCGAGTTCCCGGTCGCGTTCGAGCCCCACGAGCCCGAGGACGTGCTCGGCGAGGTGCTCTCGAACGCGGGCAAGACTCAGCTCCGGATGGCCGAGTCGGAGAAGTACGCCCACGTCACCTACTTCCTGAACGGCGGCCGCGAGGTCGCCTTCGAGGGCGAGAGCCGCGAGATCATCGAGAGCCCGGACGTGCCGACCTACGACGCGACGCCGGCGATGAGCGCCGACGAACTCACCGAGACCGCGGTCCGGCGCATCGCGACGACCGACCCGGACGTGCTCGTGCTGAACTACGCGAACCCCGACATGGTCGGGCACACGGGCGACTACCGCGCCGCCGTCGAGGCGGTCGAGGCTGTCGACGTGCAACTCGGGCGGCTGGAGGCCGCGGTCCGGGCCGCGGGCGGGCACGTGCTCGTCACGGCCGACCACGGCAACGCCGACGACATGGGCACCGAGGAGGACCCGCACACGGCTCACACCTACAACGACGTGCCCTTCATCTACACCACGCCGGGCGGCGACGGCGGCGGGAAGCAGGTGCGCGAGGGCGGGTCGCTCTGTGACATCGCACCCACGTTGCTCTCGCTGGTCGGCGTCCAGCAACCGGCCGCGATGACCGGCGAGAGCCTGCTCGTCCCCGAGCAGTCCGGGCGCCCGGCCGACCGGCAGCGACAGCAGGCCGACCTGCTCGACGACGAGTAG
- a CDS encoding DNA double-strand break repair nuclease NurA → MTLDPVHFEGIAQLARRIRYDVGEDDHRDFARTVWAEFLDPLVDDGRTVLEPLGEQGRHSAPIEDVALTDEPFETVHGLDSGTINPTTFTNGLVLDIAQAAMSATPSDLELHRARTLVMTVHTNDRTVDVSESDWEMGDEGYIRSQIRQAPRVDRFAEGVVHALALYLAESKHALTQAEVVDDLLVLDGPLYPKGLFKWADRHPELAALLDEDDRVREVVSNYVELVERFVTRDVPLVGFVKNPATKVITRTVQKKGAHAPWVDDTAFFTRVLERGGFDPDTEQWERDTNHLTCTNWFASRGGADHPLSTDGDALGVERRLDDEDYEPTFCAIYDPRNDLVYRLEAPYAFTKDAATREDLRLFALQEIAARNGPPLAVAKADELARISRDEKRALTATLEETFEARRMRDYDDTRWD, encoded by the coding sequence ATGACGCTGGACCCGGTGCACTTCGAGGGCATCGCGCAGCTGGCCCGCCGCATCAGGTACGACGTGGGCGAGGACGACCACCGCGACTTCGCCCGGACGGTGTGGGCCGAGTTCCTCGACCCGCTGGTCGACGACGGCCGGACGGTCCTCGAACCGCTGGGCGAACAGGGCCGCCACTCCGCGCCCATCGAGGACGTGGCGCTGACCGACGAGCCCTTCGAGACAGTCCACGGGCTTGACTCGGGCACCATCAACCCGACCACCTTCACCAACGGGCTGGTGCTCGACATCGCCCAGGCTGCCATGTCCGCGACGCCCTCGGACCTCGAACTCCACCGGGCGCGCACCCTCGTGATGACGGTCCACACGAACGACCGGACCGTCGACGTCTCCGAGTCCGACTGGGAGATGGGCGACGAGGGCTACATCCGGTCGCAGATTCGGCAAGCCCCGCGCGTCGACCGCTTCGCCGAGGGTGTCGTCCACGCGCTGGCGCTCTACCTCGCGGAGTCGAAACACGCCCTCACGCAGGCCGAGGTGGTCGACGACCTGCTCGTCCTCGACGGGCCGCTCTACCCGAAGGGGCTGTTCAAGTGGGCCGACCGCCACCCCGAGCTGGCGGCCCTGCTGGACGAGGACGACCGGGTGCGCGAGGTCGTCTCGAACTACGTCGAACTCGTCGAGCGCTTCGTCACCCGGGACGTCCCCCTCGTCGGCTTCGTGAAGAACCCCGCGACGAAGGTCATCACCCGGACCGTCCAGAAGAAGGGTGCACACGCCCCCTGGGTCGACGACACCGCCTTCTTCACCCGCGTCCTCGAACGCGGCGGGTTCGACCCCGACACCGAGCAGTGGGAGCGCGACACGAACCACCTCACCTGCACGAACTGGTTCGCCTCCCGCGGCGGCGCCGACCACCCGCTCTCGACGGACGGGGACGCCCTCGGCGTGGAGCGCCGCCTCGACGACGAGGACTACGAACCCACCTTCTGTGCCATCTACGACCCACGGAACGACCTCGTCTACCGGCTCGAGGCACCCTACGCCTTCACGAAGGACGCGGCGACCCGCGAGGACCTGCGACTGTTCGCGCTGCAGGAGATCGCCGCCCGGAACGGGCCGCCCCTGGCCGTCGCGAAGGCCGACGAACTCGCGCGCATCAGCCGCGACGAGAAGCGCGCGCTCACCGCGACGCTCGAGGAGACGTTCGAGGCCCGCCGGATGCGGGACTACGACGACACGCGCTGGGACTGA
- a CDS encoding DUF7113 family protein, whose amino-acid sequence MLLVRGSAAGTDLTGTIYERGEDAPEFRGAPDEDAPYVWVCDEFYEVESGGTVQEVDGEEIHIAFESPMPRGFDTKDQALTAAKEHIRTQFARVGVDPDVVDISVQKAETA is encoded by the coding sequence ATGTTGCTAGTACGCGGGAGTGCGGCCGGGACCGACCTGACCGGCACCATCTACGAGCGGGGGGAGGACGCGCCGGAGTTCCGCGGCGCGCCCGACGAGGACGCTCCCTACGTCTGGGTGTGCGACGAGTTCTACGAGGTCGAGAGCGGGGGGACGGTCCAGGAGGTCGACGGCGAGGAGATCCACATCGCCTTCGAGTCGCCGATGCCCCGCGGGTTCGACACCAAGGACCAGGCGCTGACCGCGGCCAAGGAGCACATCCGGACGCAGTTCGCCCGCGTCGGCGTGGACCCCGACGTGGTCGACATCTCGGTGCAGAAGGCGGAGACGGCCTGA
- a CDS encoding ATP-binding protein — protein sequence MTDLGDFGDFDVDDESAGDDALAEESTGDDAPQRGDDQPASDQQADDFQRMDVTPSGRDRGIGTIAVSEGLRIAEREEDTQLRAYVTTGNRPNVRIGSYLLAPYPDGEKLFARITGLEYAQAFHADDATEIHARRAMRRDGIDEADYKFMATLEPMAVLFDDEGELKRRMVDRVPKPETIVREATDTTEIKTGLKMPEEGVFLGHLSVGGEKVRTNAEPPTIDYRLKDDYEAGDPLVFRHTLVAGGTGSGKTHGAKNILRQYLAEDRTYPMEGGRDVRPAMVVFDPQDEYAQMHDDNPGMTDEFARRLEREDIAHGGIDDTTAFVPKVGQASYAADHHRAEQVEFTIPFSMVRSRPWLVASGGLNDNQYPALKQLLRRFFDQYGNGGTYSQFRSFLDDPALKEELHESGRIHEATFDAVKRRTYGFGDVFDQSAKPITDLVHEFVRPGGLSVVPTYHVNDSRTTTTVVLALASLLVDQKLSNDPDFDRIKETPMVLGMDEAHNFLTDADTVQARKVITKFTEAAKQGRKERLGLFLITQDPQDIADPVFKQVNTTVVLNLGDEDAIKSVNIPANLESKVPYMEKGQMVVYSPDNSEPVECIGLSTCVTSHGR from the coding sequence ATGACCGACCTCGGTGACTTCGGGGACTTCGACGTCGACGACGAGTCGGCCGGTGACGACGCGCTGGCCGAGGAGTCCACGGGGGACGACGCCCCGCAACGTGGCGACGACCAGCCGGCGAGCGACCAGCAGGCCGACGACTTCCAGCGCATGGACGTGACGCCCAGTGGCCGCGACCGCGGCATCGGGACCATCGCGGTCTCGGAGGGCCTGCGCATCGCCGAACGCGAGGAGGACACCCAGTTGCGGGCGTACGTGACGACGGGCAACCGGCCGAACGTCCGCATCGGCTCGTACCTGCTCGCGCCGTACCCCGACGGCGAGAAACTGTTCGCCCGCATCACCGGCCTGGAGTACGCCCAGGCGTTCCACGCCGACGACGCGACCGAGATCCACGCCCGGCGGGCGATGCGCCGCGACGGCATCGACGAGGCCGACTACAAGTTCATGGCGACGCTGGAGCCGATGGCCGTCCTCTTCGACGACGAGGGTGAACTCAAACGACGGATGGTCGACCGCGTCCCCAAGCCGGAGACCATCGTCCGGGAGGCGACCGACACCACGGAGATCAAGACCGGCCTGAAGATGCCCGAGGAGGGCGTGTTCCTGGGCCACCTCTCCGTCGGCGGCGAGAAGGTCCGCACCAACGCGGAGCCGCCGACCATCGACTACCGGCTGAAGGACGACTACGAGGCCGGCGACCCCCTCGTCTTCCGGCACACCCTCGTCGCGGGTGGCACCGGGTCCGGGAAGACCCACGGCGCGAAGAACATCCTCCGGCAGTACCTCGCCGAGGACCGCACCTACCCGATGGAGGGCGGCCGCGACGTGCGCCCCGCGATGGTCGTCTTCGACCCGCAGGACGAGTACGCCCAGATGCACGACGACAACCCCGGGATGACCGACGAGTTCGCCCGCCGGCTCGAACGCGAGGACATCGCCCACGGCGGCATCGACGACACCACCGCGTTCGTCCCGAAGGTCGGGCAGGCCAGCTACGCCGCCGACCACCACCGCGCCGAGCAGGTCGAGTTCACCATCCCGTTCTCGATGGTTCGCTCGCGCCCCTGGCTCGTCGCCAGTGGCGGCCTCAACGACAACCAGTATCCCGCCCTCAAGCAGCTGCTCCGGCGCTTCTTCGACCAGTACGGCAACGGCGGCACCTACTCGCAGTTCCGGTCGTTCCTCGACGACCCCGCACTCAAGGAGGAACTGCACGAGTCCGGGCGCATCCACGAGGCGACCTTCGACGCGGTCAAGCGCCGGACCTACGGCTTCGGCGACGTGTTCGACCAGAGCGCGAAGCCCATCACCGACCTCGTCCACGAGTTCGTCCGCCCGGGCGGGCTCTCGGTGGTCCCGACCTACCACGTCAACGACTCGCGGACGACCACGACCGTCGTCCTCGCGCTGGCGAGCCTGCTGGTCGACCAGAAGCTCTCGAACGACCCCGACTTCGACCGCATCAAGGAGACGCCCATGGTCCTCGGGATGGACGAGGCGCACAACTTCCTCACCGACGCCGACACCGTCCAGGCCCGCAAGGTCATCACGAAGTTCACCGAGGCCGCCAAACAGGGCCGCAAGGAGCGCCTCGGCCTGTTCCTCATCACGCAGGACCCACAGGACATCGCCGACCCGGTGTTCAAGCAGGTGAACACGACGGTCGTCCTGAACCTCGGCGACGAGGACGCCATCAAGAGCGTCAACATCCCCGCGAACCTGGAGTCGAAGGTCCCCTACATGGAGAAGGGCCAGATGGTCGTCTACTCGCCGGACAACTCAGAACCGGTCGAGTGCATCGGGCTCTCGACGTGTGTGACGAGTCACGGGCGCTGA
- a CDS encoding universal stress protein → MAQHVLVAYDDSPQADHALRLALTEFDDAGRMTLLTIIDPADAGYSRNLAIPSLPEEWYEQRKTAATERLGTAQRAAAQVGVDAETDIVVGRPARRIVDYANEHDVDHIVTGSHGRSGVSRILLGSVAEAVIRHADCPVTVVR, encoded by the coding sequence ATGGCACAGCACGTCCTCGTCGCCTACGACGACTCGCCGCAGGCCGACCACGCCCTGCGGCTGGCACTCACCGAGTTCGACGACGCGGGACGGATGACGCTCCTCACCATCATCGACCCCGCAGACGCGGGCTACAGCCGGAACCTCGCCATCCCGAGCCTCCCCGAGGAGTGGTACGAACAGCGCAAGACGGCCGCGACCGAACGCCTCGGGACCGCCCAGCGCGCCGCCGCCCAGGTCGGCGTCGACGCCGAGACGGACATCGTCGTGGGGCGGCCCGCCCGGCGCATCGTCGACTACGCGAACGAGCACGACGTGGACCACATCGTCACCGGGAGCCACGGCCGGTCCGGCGTCTCCCGGATCCTGCTCGGGAGCGTCGCCGAGGCCGTCATCAGGCACGCGGACTGTCCGGTGACGGTGGTGCGCTGA
- a CDS encoding Lrp/AsnC family transcriptional regulator encodes MAIRELDDLDRRILHELQSEARHTSSSDIAADLDVSASTVRNRIQRLEDDGVLQGYHADVDYERAGYQLFTLIVCTAPIPTREELAEAAADVDGVVEVQEVMTGEGNVLVRAVGADGDDLTRIGEKLDELGLKVSDEDLVRNTHRSSYSGFEAIREE; translated from the coding sequence ATGGCGATTCGAGAACTGGACGACCTCGACCGACGCATCCTCCACGAACTCCAGTCGGAGGCCCGGCATACGTCTTCCAGCGACATCGCGGCCGACCTCGACGTCTCCGCGAGTACCGTCCGGAACCGCATCCAGCGGCTCGAAGACGACGGGGTGCTCCAGGGGTATCACGCCGACGTGGACTACGAGCGCGCCGGCTACCAGCTCTTCACCCTCATCGTGTGTACGGCGCCGATTCCGACCCGTGAGGAACTCGCCGAGGCGGCGGCCGACGTGGACGGTGTCGTCGAGGTGCAGGAGGTGATGACCGGTGAGGGGAACGTCCTCGTCCGGGCCGTCGGGGCCGACGGCGACGACCTGACCCGCATCGGCGAGAAACTGGACGAACTCGGGCTCAAGGTCTCCGACGAGGACCTCGTCCGGAACACGCACCGCAGTTCGTACTCGGGATTCGAGGCCATCCGCGAGGAGTGA
- a CDS encoding hemolysin family protein — protein sequence MNTLEIFIRLFAGVLLILANGFFVAIEFALTRARQFTEEEFVDGDSRLERAWKMTNDLELYLTTCQVGITASSIAVGIVAEPALAAIFKPLFGNTPLAGIGAGAFIAYFIINLIHLTHGEQTPTYLGVERSRLVCRYGAAPLHWFYVVISPVIKLGDWVAKWTLRMFGIEMSGAWLETEEDAIESRSQLRNRVSSLLEQGDIEGERHDEVLSALDAGTMEVRNVMVPESDVVFLSTEATPEENLRRVSESQHTRYPLVGDAPKEAVGIVYVPQVVENIDALRDGSMTFADIAAPPMTMSAETSVSDAIDRFQAESQELALILADGDIVGLVTATDALEAVMGDLEDPLDTGTSNPSRRGQATPN from the coding sequence ATGAACACCCTCGAGATCTTCATCCGCCTGTTCGCGGGCGTGTTGCTCATCCTCGCGAACGGCTTCTTCGTCGCCATCGAGTTCGCCCTGACGCGTGCCCGACAGTTCACCGAAGAGGAGTTCGTCGACGGGGACTCACGGCTGGAACGCGCGTGGAAGATGACCAACGACCTCGAACTGTACCTGACGACGTGCCAGGTCGGTATCACGGCCTCGAGCATCGCCGTCGGTATCGTCGCCGAGCCGGCGCTGGCGGCCATCTTCAAGCCGCTGTTCGGGAACACGCCGCTCGCCGGCATCGGGGCCGGTGCGTTCATCGCGTACTTCATCATCAACCTCATCCACCTGACCCACGGCGAGCAGACGCCGACCTACCTCGGCGTCGAGCGCTCCCGACTGGTCTGCCGGTACGGCGCCGCGCCCCTCCACTGGTTCTACGTGGTCATCTCGCCGGTCATCAAGCTCGGCGACTGGGTCGCGAAGTGGACGCTCCGGATGTTCGGCATCGAGATGTCCGGCGCGTGGCTCGAGACGGAAGAGGACGCCATCGAGTCCCGGAGCCAGCTCCGCAACCGCGTGAGTTCCCTGCTGGAGCAGGGTGACATCGAGGGTGAGCGCCACGACGAGGTGCTGAGCGCGCTCGACGCCGGGACGATGGAGGTCCGGAACGTGATGGTCCCCGAGTCCGACGTCGTGTTCCTCTCGACCGAGGCGACCCCCGAGGAGAACCTGCGACGCGTCTCCGAGTCACAGCACACCCGGTACCCACTGGTCGGCGACGCGCCGAAGGAGGCGGTCGGCATCGTCTACGTCCCGCAGGTCGTCGAGAACATCGACGCGTTGCGCGACGGTAGCATGACGTTCGCGGACATCGCCGCCCCGCCGATGACCATGTCGGCCGAGACCTCCGTCAGCGACGCCATCGACCGGTTCCAGGCCGAGAGTCAGGAGCTGGCCCTGATACTCGCCGACGGGGACATCGTCGGGCTAGTCACCGCGACCGACGCGCTCGAGGCGGTCATGGGCGACCTCGAGGACCCCCTCGACACGGGGACCTCGAACCCGTCCAGACGGGGTCAGGCGACGCCGAACTAG
- a CDS encoding KaiC domain-containing protein: MSEEDWFERAIRERDGQAADDEQQSPDDGDDAGFDGENDTADAGSPDPADSEETDGARDTGADWDAAFSDDDTAEPAAGEAAEDTGEDLGFADDSPDESGGRHVDDDAGQGTDAGSDSDPDFGDQPDDSSGSLFDDDFGAAMGNVQMPDVDDGAGGGAGGDVDDGFDVEGNPFDVGNGEFDMASDDFGMGGGGFDTGGGFGTTDFDADEFESELPRINLGIKGLDEMIMGGVPERSLMVAVGSAGTGKTTFGLQFLDHGMRQGERGIFITLEENRDRVINSATEKGMPFDEYVEDGLLAVVDIDPIEMANSLGSIRSELPRLISQFGASRLVLDSVSLLEMMYDDRAKRRNEIYDFTKSLKEAGITTMMTSEASEDSPYASRHGIVEYLTDAVFILQYVRPSDFRETRLAVEIQKIRDANHSRETKPYEITEDGISVHRQANIF, translated from the coding sequence ATGAGCGAGGAGGACTGGTTCGAGCGAGCCATCCGCGAACGCGACGGGCAGGCGGCCGACGACGAGCAACAGTCGCCCGACGACGGGGACGACGCCGGATTCGACGGCGAGAACGACACCGCGGACGCCGGCTCGCCCGACCCGGCCGACTCGGAAGAGACCGACGGCGCTCGCGACACCGGCGCGGACTGGGACGCTGCCTTCTCCGACGACGATACCGCCGAACCAGCCGCTGGCGAGGCCGCCGAGGACACCGGCGAGGACCTCGGATTCGCGGACGACTCGCCCGACGAGAGCGGCGGGCGTCACGTCGACGACGACGCCGGCCAGGGCACCGACGCCGGTTCGGACTCCGACCCAGACTTCGGCGACCAGCCCGACGATTCGTCGGGGTCGCTGTTCGACGACGACTTCGGCGCGGCCATGGGGAACGTCCAGATGCCGGACGTCGACGACGGTGCTGGCGGCGGTGCCGGTGGCGACGTCGACGACGGCTTCGACGTCGAGGGCAATCCGTTCGACGTGGGGAACGGCGAGTTCGACATGGCCTCCGACGACTTCGGCATGGGCGGCGGTGGCTTCGACACCGGCGGCGGGTTCGGGACGACCGACTTCGACGCCGACGAGTTCGAGTCAGAACTCCCCCGCATCAACCTCGGCATCAAGGGCCTCGACGAGATGATCATGGGCGGGGTCCCCGAGCGCTCGCTGATGGTCGCGGTCGGGTCGGCCGGGACCGGGAAGACCACCTTCGGCCTGCAGTTCCTCGACCACGGGATGCGACAGGGCGAACGTGGCATCTTCATCACGCTGGAGGAGAACCGCGACCGCGTCATCAACTCCGCCACCGAGAAGGGGATGCCCTTCGACGAGTACGTCGAGGACGGCCTGCTCGCGGTCGTCGACATCGACCCCATCGAGATGGCCAACAGCCTCGGGTCCATCCGGTCCGAACTCCCCCGGCTCATCAGCCAGTTCGGCGCGAGCCGGCTGGTGCTGGACTCGGTGTCGCTGCTGGAGATGATGTACGACGACCGCGCCAAGCGTCGCAACGAGATCTACGACTTCACGAAGAGCCTGAAGGAGGCCGGTATCACGACGATGATGACCTCCGAGGCCAGCGAGGACTCGCCCTACGCCTCCCGTCACGGCATCGTCGAGTACCTCACCGACGCCGTGTTCATCCTGCAGTACGTCCGGCCGTCGGACTTCCGGGAGACGCGTCTCGCCGTCGAGATACAGAAGATACGTGACGCGAACCACTCCCGGGAGACCAAGCCCTACGAGATAACCGAGGACGGCATCTCGGTCCACCGGCAGGCGAACATCTTCTGA